One genomic region from Epinephelus fuscoguttatus linkage group LG8, E.fuscoguttatus.final_Chr_v1 encodes:
- the efhb gene encoding EF-hand domain-containing family member B isoform X2 yields MKMDIIDGNTSYKVKYADTCPNIPMAGKRIPVGDRAKSCLQEAARPLTPPVVRKFRNSIQPEPGSIRVHQGKANDPDVASTLVHGISTKSSLSGRSLLNPPQKTLFQHKLQELSEAVYASSKKAPVGRSHDQRFGLPICTNDKTTYGVKTVRGLDVREIINPSKTAEEMEKEAQEGHEAYIRSHNAYFVGERIDRKYDWSHYSKDSRFGILTPHFNDGRNLSKSLHWLGETQKFYNPKAVWKRSGNREKLAQQFGVMNNVRKNTLNVPPDHTFGVALPLDEFGVGDIIHSTEPGQYVRGRDQQRSLVNAVRHHLKKINFHNFPSLLQAFKHYDKAGKGMIDKEDLQAVCRQFQLDVSRPVLDDLMDYCDTDKDGLINFLEFANFLNWKDKMPVSSREQGILTNERHTSSAPANIGRKPPSESEQLPASQALIKPEDLEPIKPGSSLKTLRTLRRPRAAPDHFMTSSTLIGSVSDSSTLNSRTYGIPTVRSDLPAPRLKRVSDTNNYGDTSTAADLLHPSVHALRGVHEEHFFCPRTKKEIAEIFRNVGVTISEETFEEAWKLASMKHPAGEVKIWSQFVL; encoded by the exons ATGAAGATGGATATAATTGACGGAAACACTTCGTACAAAGTGAAATATGCAGATACATGTCCAAACATACCGATG GCCGGTAAACGCATACCTGTGGGAGACAGGGCTAAATCCTGCCTACAAGAAGCTGCAAGG CCCCTGACCCCACCTGTGGTAAGGAAATTCCGCAACAGCATCCAACCAGAACCGGGATCTATCAGAGTTCACCAAGGGAAGGCAAATGATCCAGATGTTGCAAGCACCCTCGTTCATGGCATCAGCACCAAATCTTCCCTCAGT GGCAGAAGTTTGCTAAATCCTCCGCAAAAGACCTTGTTCCAGCATAAGTTACAGGAGCTCAGTGAAGCAGTGTATGCCTCCAGTAAAAAGGCACCAGTGGGCAGGTCACACGATCAGCGTTTTGGACTTCCCATCTGCACTAACGACAAAACTACGTATGGTGTGAAAACAGTTAGAG GGCTGGATGTGCGTGAGATTATTAACCCCTCAAAAACAgcagaggagatggagaaggaAGCTCAGGAGGGACACGAGGCTTACATTCGTAGCCACAACGCCTATTTTGTTG GTGAGCGGATTGACAGAAAGTACGACTGGAGTCACTACAGTAAAGACAGCAGGTTTGGGATCCTCACACCTCATTTCAACGACGGCCGTAATCTCAGCAAATCTCTCCACTGGCTGGGAGAGACACAGAA GTTTTACAATCCAAAGGCTGTTTGGAAGAGATCTGGGAACAGGGAAAAGCTGGCACAACAATTTGGCGTAATGAACAATGT GAGGAAAAATACCTTGAATGTTCCACCAGATCACACCTTTGGAGTTGCCTTGCCACTGGATGAATTTG GTGTTGGTGATATAATCCACTCCACTGAGCCAGGCCAGTACGTGAGAGGCCGAGACCAGCAGCGCAGCCTGGTCAATGCAGTGAGACACCATCTCAAGAAGATCAATTTCCACAACTTCCCCTCCCTGCTGCAGGCGTTCAAACATTATGACAAG GCAGGCAAGGGAATGATTGACAAAGAGGACCTGCAGGCGGTGTGCCGTCAGTTCCAACTGGACGTGAGCAGGCCTGTTCTGGATGACCTGATGGACTACTGTGACACGGACAAGGACGGACTGATCAACTTCCTGGAATTTGCAAACTTCCTCAACTGGAAGGACAAGATGCCAGTCAGCAGTCGAGAGCAAGGCATTTTGACAAATG AGCGTCACACCAGCTCCGCTCCAGCCAACATCGGGCGGAAGCCTCCCTCAGAATCAGAGCAGCTTCCTGCCTCTCAGGCCTTAATAAAGCCTGAGGACTTGGAGCCCATTAAGCCAGGCAGCTCACTGAAGACCCTCAGGACCCTGAGGCGACCGAGGGCAGCCCCAGACCACTTCATGACGTCCTCCACCCTCATCGGATCTGTCAGTGATTCGTCCACGTTGA ACAGCCGCACCTATGGGATCCCAACTGTGCGCTCCGACCTTCCAGCTCCACGCTTAAAGAGAGTCAGTGATACTAACAACTATGGTGATACGTCCACGGCTGCAGATCTTCTGCATCCATCAGTTCATGCCCTCCGGGGGGTTCACGAGGAACACTTCTTTTGTCCTCGCACCAAGAAGGAG
- the efhb gene encoding EF-hand domain-containing family member B isoform X1, with amino-acid sequence MKMDIIDGNTSYKVKYADTCPNIPMAGKRIPVGDRAKSCLQEAARPLTPPVVRKFRNSIQPEPGSIRVHQGKANDPDVASTLVHGISTKSSLSGRSLLNPPQKTLFQHKLQELSEAVYASSKKAPVGRSHDQRFGLPICTNDKTTYGVKTVRGLDVREIINPSKTAEEMEKEAQEGHEAYIRSHNAYFVGERIDRKYDWSHYSKDSRFGILTPHFNDGRNLSKSLHWLGETQKFYNPKAVWKRSGNREKLAQQFGVMNNVRKNTLNVPPDHTFGVALPLDEFGVGDIIHSTEPGQYVRGRDQQRSLVNAVRHHLKKINFHNFPSLLQAFKHYDKAGKGMIDKEDLQAVCRQFQLDVSRPVLDDLMDYCDTDKDGLINFLEFANFLNWKDKMPVSSREQGILTNERHTSSAPANIGRKPPSESEQLPASQALIKPEDLEPIKPGSSLKTLRTLRRPRAAPDHFMTSSTLIGSVSDSSTLNSRTYGIPTVRSDLPAPRLKRVSDTNNYGDTSTAADLLHPSVHALRGVHEEHFFCPRTKKEIAEIFRNVGVTISEETFEEAWKLASMKHPAGEVCVEVFRNVLKEIKAM; translated from the exons ATGAAGATGGATATAATTGACGGAAACACTTCGTACAAAGTGAAATATGCAGATACATGTCCAAACATACCGATG GCCGGTAAACGCATACCTGTGGGAGACAGGGCTAAATCCTGCCTACAAGAAGCTGCAAGG CCCCTGACCCCACCTGTGGTAAGGAAATTCCGCAACAGCATCCAACCAGAACCGGGATCTATCAGAGTTCACCAAGGGAAGGCAAATGATCCAGATGTTGCAAGCACCCTCGTTCATGGCATCAGCACCAAATCTTCCCTCAGT GGCAGAAGTTTGCTAAATCCTCCGCAAAAGACCTTGTTCCAGCATAAGTTACAGGAGCTCAGTGAAGCAGTGTATGCCTCCAGTAAAAAGGCACCAGTGGGCAGGTCACACGATCAGCGTTTTGGACTTCCCATCTGCACTAACGACAAAACTACGTATGGTGTGAAAACAGTTAGAG GGCTGGATGTGCGTGAGATTATTAACCCCTCAAAAACAgcagaggagatggagaaggaAGCTCAGGAGGGACACGAGGCTTACATTCGTAGCCACAACGCCTATTTTGTTG GTGAGCGGATTGACAGAAAGTACGACTGGAGTCACTACAGTAAAGACAGCAGGTTTGGGATCCTCACACCTCATTTCAACGACGGCCGTAATCTCAGCAAATCTCTCCACTGGCTGGGAGAGACACAGAA GTTTTACAATCCAAAGGCTGTTTGGAAGAGATCTGGGAACAGGGAAAAGCTGGCACAACAATTTGGCGTAATGAACAATGT GAGGAAAAATACCTTGAATGTTCCACCAGATCACACCTTTGGAGTTGCCTTGCCACTGGATGAATTTG GTGTTGGTGATATAATCCACTCCACTGAGCCAGGCCAGTACGTGAGAGGCCGAGACCAGCAGCGCAGCCTGGTCAATGCAGTGAGACACCATCTCAAGAAGATCAATTTCCACAACTTCCCCTCCCTGCTGCAGGCGTTCAAACATTATGACAAG GCAGGCAAGGGAATGATTGACAAAGAGGACCTGCAGGCGGTGTGCCGTCAGTTCCAACTGGACGTGAGCAGGCCTGTTCTGGATGACCTGATGGACTACTGTGACACGGACAAGGACGGACTGATCAACTTCCTGGAATTTGCAAACTTCCTCAACTGGAAGGACAAGATGCCAGTCAGCAGTCGAGAGCAAGGCATTTTGACAAATG AGCGTCACACCAGCTCCGCTCCAGCCAACATCGGGCGGAAGCCTCCCTCAGAATCAGAGCAGCTTCCTGCCTCTCAGGCCTTAATAAAGCCTGAGGACTTGGAGCCCATTAAGCCAGGCAGCTCACTGAAGACCCTCAGGACCCTGAGGCGACCGAGGGCAGCCCCAGACCACTTCATGACGTCCTCCACCCTCATCGGATCTGTCAGTGATTCGTCCACGTTGA ACAGCCGCACCTATGGGATCCCAACTGTGCGCTCCGACCTTCCAGCTCCACGCTTAAAGAGAGTCAGTGATACTAACAACTATGGTGATACGTCCACGGCTGCAGATCTTCTGCATCCATCAGTTCATGCCCTCCGGGGGGTTCACGAGGAACACTTCTTTTGTCCTCGCACCAAGAAGGAG